A genomic window from Flavobacterium johnsoniae includes:
- a CDS encoding TonB-dependent receptor plug domain-containing protein: MQKKIMLFAAFLLSVSMFSQEDLEEVKINKKQKGIKKSFTVTANTSLITSKELLKAACCNLAESFETNPSIDVNFSDALTGTKQIKMLGLTSPYLMITEENIPSVRGASQAYGLSFTPGTWIESVQITKGAGSVINGYESISGQINTELLKPLSDIPFFLNAYGSTDSRFELNTHFNKKLSDKWATSLFVHGNTRVAKNDMNNDGFLDNPLGKQINVLNRYQYYNPESGLVSFINFRYMNDKKQTGELDFDKDRDRGTTNYWGSEINTERFDVSTKIGYVFKDMPYQSIGFQNAFNSHKQNSYFGLNQYDIKQNSFYSNLIFNSIINNTMHKFTAGLNFSYDQYQEFVNLTDVSRIDNSVGAFFEYTYDNTDNFSLILGGRVDNHNRLGLFVTPRLHMRYNPWKNGVVRFSAGRGKRSANIFAENQQLFASSRTFSILDSNGKVYGLNPEIAWNYGVSFSQKFRIFNRNADAGFDLYRTDFQNQAIVDVMQSPQQVLFYDLKGSSFANSLQVEFNYELIHNLNLRTAYKYYDIQTDYLRGSFQRPLQAKHRFLGNLEYETTLNDDRQWRFDFTYNWSGKQQLPYTASNPTQDQFPDFSPAYAVMNAQVTRVFSSVFEVYIGGENIGNYKQEKAILGADNPFGPNFDASIAYAPIFGQMYYAGLRFKIK; this comes from the coding sequence ATGCAAAAAAAAATAATGCTTTTTGCAGCGTTTTTGCTTTCTGTTTCTATGTTTTCACAAGAAGATTTAGAAGAAGTAAAAATCAATAAAAAGCAAAAAGGGATTAAAAAATCCTTTACAGTAACCGCCAATACATCTTTAATTACAAGCAAAGAATTGCTAAAAGCAGCTTGTTGTAATCTTGCCGAAAGTTTCGAAACCAATCCATCAATTGATGTCAATTTTTCGGATGCCTTAACGGGAACCAAACAAATAAAAATGCTTGGTTTGACAAGTCCTTATTTAATGATTACAGAAGAAAATATTCCTTCTGTTCGTGGAGCTTCTCAAGCTTATGGTTTGTCTTTTACGCCTGGAACTTGGATTGAAAGTGTTCAGATTACAAAAGGTGCGGGAAGTGTAATTAATGGATACGAAAGCATTTCTGGTCAAATTAATACAGAACTTTTAAAACCTTTGAGTGATATTCCATTCTTTCTGAATGCTTACGGATCAACCGATTCTAGATTTGAATTAAATACCCATTTCAATAAAAAGTTATCTGATAAATGGGCAACAAGTTTATTTGTTCACGGAAATACACGTGTGGCAAAAAACGACATGAACAATGATGGATTTTTAGATAATCCGCTAGGAAAGCAAATCAATGTTTTAAATCGTTACCAATATTACAATCCAGAAAGCGGTTTGGTAAGTTTTATCAATTTCAGATATATGAATGATAAAAAACAAACTGGAGAACTTGATTTTGATAAAGATCGTGATCGCGGAACAACAAATTATTGGGGTTCAGAAATCAATACAGAACGTTTTGATGTTTCTACTAAAATTGGATATGTATTTAAAGATATGCCATATCAAAGCATTGGTTTTCAAAATGCTTTTAATAGTCATAAACAAAATTCTTATTTCGGTTTAAATCAATACGATATCAAACAAAATAGCTTTTATTCTAATTTGATTTTCAACTCGATTATAAACAATACGATGCATAAGTTTACTGCCGGATTGAATTTTAGTTACGATCAATATCAAGAATTTGTAAACTTAACAGACGTAAGCCGAATCGATAATTCGGTTGGAGCTTTCTTCGAATATACTTACGATAATACAGATAATTTTAGTTTAATTTTAGGCGGAAGAGTAGATAATCACAATAGATTAGGACTTTTTGTTACTCCGAGATTGCACATGAGATACAATCCTTGGAAAAATGGTGTTGTTCGTTTTTCAGCAGGTAGAGGAAAACGTTCTGCAAATATTTTCGCAGAAAACCAACAGCTTTTTGCTAGTTCAAGAACGTTTTCAATTTTAGATTCTAACGGAAAAGTTTACGGTTTAAATCCAGAAATTGCTTGGAATTATGGTGTGAGTTTTTCTCAGAAATTTCGAATTTTTAACAGAAACGCTGATGCAGGTTTTGATTTGTACCGAACAGATTTTCAGAATCAAGCAATCGTAGATGTAATGCAAAGTCCGCAACAAGTTTTATTTTATGATTTAAAAGGAAGTTCGTTTGCAAACAGTCTGCAAGTTGAATTTAATTATGAGTTGATTCATAATTTGAATTTAAGAACAGCCTATAAATATTATGACATTCAAACAGATTATTTAAGAGGTTCGTTTCAGCGTCCGTTGCAGGCAAAACACCGTTTTTTAGGGAATTTAGAGTATGAAACTACTCTAAATGATGATAGACAATGGAGGTTTGATTTTACCTATAATTGGTCAGGAAAACAGCAATTGCCTTATACAGCCTCAAATCCAACGCAAGATCAATTTCCTGATTTTTCGCCAGCTTATGCAGTTATGAATGCACAAGTAACGCGTGTTTTTTCTTCTGTTTTTGAAGTGTATATCGGAGGAGAAAATATAGGAAACTATAAACAAGAAAAAGCAATTTTAGGCGCAGATAATCCTTTTGGACCTAATTTTGATGCGTCTATTGCGTATGCGCCAATTTTTGGTCAAATGTATTATGCAGGATTGCGTTTTAAAATCAAATAA
- a CDS encoding heavy-metal-associated domain-containing protein codes for MKKIILIMMVVLFGFSVQAQTQAKKNKNLKYTTEVNGNCEQCKKRIEKAAYGVPGVKTASWDISSHQLSVILNEEKTTPLDLNKAIAKVGHDTKEVKATTEDYDNLHSCCKYVRE; via the coding sequence ATGAAAAAGATAATTTTAATCATGATGGTTGTTCTTTTTGGGTTTTCAGTTCAGGCTCAGACTCAAGCTAAAAAGAATAAAAATTTAAAATATACGACAGAAGTAAACGGTAACTGCGAGCAATGCAAAAAAAGAATCGAAAAAGCTGCTTACGGAGTTCCAGGTGTAAAAACGGCTAGTTGGGATATTAGCTCACATCAGCTTTCTGTTATTTTGAATGAAGAAAAGACCACTCCTTTAGATTTAAACAAAGCAATTGCCAAAGTAGGTCATGATACTAAGGAAGTTAAAGCGACAACAGAAGATTATGATAATCTACATAGCTGTTGCAAGTATGTAAGAGAATAA
- a CDS encoding DedA family protein produces the protein MNNFEWTQLLNPEFYITLSVGGFQIGLFIVLFIVFAETGLFAGFFLPGDSLLFLAGIYSRDLIENVLFIPNDFINVFLLATAVAIMGVLGNMTGYWFGAKSGYYLFKKEDTFWFKKKYLLQSKDFFEKYGGKAIIYARFLPIFRTFAPIVAGIVSMDKKKFMFYNILSSFLWSFILIFAGHYLYGVFLKQGIDLKKHIEYIIIIIIVISTFPVLLKLLKKRPNEQI, from the coding sequence ATGAATAATTTTGAATGGACCCAGTTACTAAACCCTGAATTTTATATTACTTTAAGTGTCGGAGGTTTTCAGATTGGGTTGTTTATTGTGCTGTTTATAGTTTTTGCTGAGACAGGACTTTTTGCAGGTTTTTTTCTGCCTGGAGATAGTTTGCTTTTTTTAGCAGGGATTTACAGTCGTGATTTAATTGAAAATGTTTTATTTATTCCAAACGACTTTATAAATGTCTTTTTGCTTGCAACTGCAGTTGCTATAATGGGAGTTTTAGGAAATATGACAGGTTATTGGTTTGGAGCAAAAAGCGGTTATTATTTGTTCAAAAAAGAAGACACATTTTGGTTTAAGAAAAAATACCTTCTTCAATCGAAAGATTTCTTCGAAAAGTATGGAGGAAAAGCAATTATTTACGCAAGATTTCTTCCGATTTTTAGAACATTTGCTCCAATCGTTGCAGGAATTGTTTCGATGGACAAAAAGAAATTTATGTTTTATAATATCTTAAGTTCCTTCCTTTGGTCATTTATATTGATTTTTGCAGGGCACTATTTGTACGGTGTTTTCTTAAAGCAAGGAATAGATTTGAAAAAACACATTGAATACATAATTATAATTATAATCGTAATCTCAACATTCCCAGTATTATTAAAGCTGTTAAAAAAGAGACCAAACGAGCAGATATAA
- the rodA gene encoding rod shape-determining protein RodA gives MKNQSVKNNIDWISVFIYIALVTLGWLNIYSSSLLSTDGTYQKQLIFICCTIPLIFVVLFVDGKFYEKYASIIFGVSLLSLAGLFLFGKTIAGQRCWYAIGSFTLQPSEFAKAATSLALAKYLSDTQINLKETNRQIQALAIMLLPVMLILPQPDPGSALIYSVFILVLYREGLPSWYVWTAFITIVLFVLTLVLEPYVVIGIAFVVLAIIHFKGRVVDRNIILSGILLVLMSGFVFSVDYVFDNVFKQHHRDRFNILLGKTVDMKGIGYNTNQSEIAIGSGGWIGKGFLEGTQTKGGFVPEQHTDYIFTTVGEEWGFAGSLTVIALFVGLLLRVIYLAERQKTKFSRVYGYCVAGILFIHFFVNIAMVIGIFPTIGVPLPFFSYGGSGLWGFTILLFIFLKMDANKVNEW, from the coding sequence ATGAAGAATCAAAGTGTAAAAAATAATATTGATTGGATAAGTGTCTTTATCTACATTGCGTTGGTAACTTTAGGCTGGCTGAATATTTATTCGTCTTCTTTATTGTCAACAGATGGAACTTATCAAAAGCAATTAATCTTTATTTGCTGTACAATTCCTTTGATATTTGTCGTACTTTTTGTTGATGGTAAATTCTACGAAAAATATGCTAGTATAATATTTGGAGTTTCTTTACTTTCTCTTGCGGGATTATTTCTCTTTGGAAAAACAATTGCAGGACAACGCTGCTGGTATGCTATCGGAAGTTTTACTTTACAGCCATCTGAATTTGCTAAAGCGGCAACTTCTTTAGCTTTGGCTAAATATTTAAGTGACACGCAGATTAATTTAAAAGAAACCAATAGACAGATTCAGGCGTTGGCAATTATGCTTTTACCTGTAATGTTGATTCTACCACAGCCAGATCCTGGGAGTGCTTTAATTTATAGTGTTTTTATACTTGTACTTTATAGAGAAGGTTTACCTTCTTGGTACGTATGGACCGCTTTTATCACAATTGTATTATTCGTCCTTACGTTAGTTTTAGAACCTTATGTTGTTATCGGAATTGCATTTGTTGTATTAGCTATAATTCACTTCAAAGGCAGAGTTGTTGACAGAAATATAATATTGAGTGGTATTCTTTTGGTTTTAATGTCTGGATTTGTTTTTTCTGTTGATTATGTATTTGATAATGTTTTCAAGCAACACCATAGAGATCGTTTCAATATTTTATTAGGTAAAACGGTCGATATGAAAGGTATTGGATACAACACCAATCAGTCTGAAATTGCGATTGGATCTGGTGGATGGATTGGAAAAGGTTTTCTTGAAGGAACTCAAACAAAAGGTGGTTTCGTTCCAGAACAACATACCGATTATATCTTTACAACTGTGGGTGAAGAATGGGGATTTGCGGGTTCTTTAACTGTTATTGCTCTTTTCGTTGGATTATTACTTAGAGTAATTTATTTAGCAGAAAGACAAAAAACAAAATTCAGCCGAGTTTATGGGTATTGTGTCGCCGGAATTCTCTTTATACACTTCTTTGTAAACATTGCCATGGTAATTGGAATTTTCCCAACAATTGGAGTTCCTCTGCCCTTCTTTTCATACGGAGGATCTGGCCTTTGGGGCTTTACAATATTGTTGTTTATCTTCCTTAAAATGGATGCCAATAAAGTGAATGAATGGTAA
- the mrdA gene encoding penicillin-binding protein 2, with amino-acid sequence MRKVLLPTIIIIAASLLVIRIFYLQVIDDSFKLKSENNAIKKVYDYPERGYIYDRNGKLLVANQASYDIMVIPREIKDDLNIAEFCALLNITQEEYHKRIEKAKVYSPRLPSVFLSQLNKNEFAAFQEKIRKYEGFYFQKRSLRDYEVDYGANIFGFITQVNEKQIAKNPYYNSGDLIGKQGVEQSYEETLRGIKGVKYIQKDKYNREIGPYKEGKYDTIAVAGEDINLTIDAELQKYGEELMINKRGGIVAIEPKSGEILALVTAPSYDPGILVGRQRSKNYTLLYYDSIAKPLYDRGLLAEYPPGSPFKILTGLVALQEGVVNEQTTFMCHHGFSYGGGRFMKCHGFGPHQLHNGIYNSCNTYFGQAYMLTINKYKDPGKAVDVWSDHVKSFGLGQFMGYDLPIGKRGNIPTSKTYKRIYPNGGWRSSTIVSNAIGQGEVLMTPIQLANMMATVANQGYYYTPHIIKKIEGEKIDEKFTTKHVTSIDQKYFPPVISGLFDVYNKGTAYALRVEGIDICGKTGTAENYAKINGKREKLKDHSIFVAFAPKDNPKIAIAVMIENGGFGATVAGPIASLMIEKYLRKKITRTDLEVRVLNKSLLSEYAKLGGISAALKIESVPKDSALQAKIVKPKAPITTAPKTEVKKTAVDTTKKN; translated from the coding sequence ATGAGAAAAGTTCTGCTGCCCACTATAATTATTATTGCAGCATCTTTGCTAGTGATCAGAATCTTTTACCTTCAAGTTATCGATGATTCTTTCAAACTGAAATCAGAAAATAACGCGATAAAAAAAGTTTATGACTATCCCGAAAGAGGTTATATTTATGATCGTAACGGCAAACTTCTTGTTGCAAATCAAGCTTCTTATGATATTATGGTTATTCCGAGAGAGATTAAAGATGACCTTAATATAGCTGAATTCTGCGCACTTTTAAATATTACTCAAGAAGAATATCACAAACGTATTGAAAAAGCAAAAGTTTACAGCCCTAGACTTCCTTCTGTTTTTTTATCTCAGTTGAATAAAAATGAATTTGCTGCTTTTCAGGAAAAAATCAGAAAATACGAAGGTTTTTATTTCCAAAAAAGATCTCTACGTGATTATGAAGTAGATTATGGAGCAAATATTTTCGGTTTTATCACTCAGGTAAACGAAAAACAGATTGCAAAAAATCCGTACTACAATAGTGGTGATTTAATTGGAAAACAAGGTGTAGAACAAAGCTACGAAGAAACTTTACGCGGAATAAAAGGTGTAAAATATATTCAGAAAGATAAATACAACCGAGAAATTGGTCCTTATAAAGAAGGAAAATACGATACTATTGCCGTTGCCGGAGAAGACATTAATTTAACGATCGATGCTGAACTTCAAAAATATGGCGAAGAATTGATGATCAACAAAAGAGGTGGAATTGTTGCTATTGAACCTAAATCGGGTGAAATTTTAGCACTTGTTACCGCTCCTTCTTACGATCCAGGAATTCTTGTTGGACGTCAGAGATCTAAAAATTACACGCTTTTATATTACGATTCGATTGCAAAACCATTATACGACAGAGGATTATTAGCAGAATACCCTCCAGGTTCACCATTTAAAATTTTAACTGGTTTAGTTGCTCTTCAAGAAGGCGTTGTAAACGAACAAACCACTTTTATGTGTCATCATGGTTTCAGTTATGGTGGTGGGCGATTTATGAAATGTCACGGATTTGGACCTCATCAGTTGCATAACGGAATTTACAACTCTTGTAATACTTATTTCGGACAAGCTTACATGCTTACAATTAACAAGTATAAAGATCCAGGCAAAGCTGTAGATGTTTGGAGTGATCACGTAAAAAGTTTTGGTTTAGGACAATTTATGGGCTATGATTTACCTATTGGAAAAAGAGGTAATATTCCAACTTCTAAAACATATAAGAGAATTTATCCTAACGGAGGATGGAGAAGTTCTACCATTGTATCGAATGCAATTGGTCAGGGGGAGGTTTTGATGACTCCTATCCAGTTAGCCAACATGATGGCAACAGTTGCTAATCAAGGTTACTATTATACTCCTCATATCATTAAGAAGATTGAAGGAGAAAAAATAGACGAAAAGTTCACTACAAAACATGTTACTTCAATTGATCAAAAATATTTTCCGCCTGTTATCAGCGGATTATTTGATGTATATAATAAAGGTACAGCTTATGCTCTTAGAGTAGAAGGAATTGATATTTGCGGAAAGACAGGAACTGCTGAGAACTATGCGAAAATAAACGGTAAAAGAGAGAAACTAAAAGATCACTCAATTTTCGTAGCTTTCGCACCAAAAGACAATCCAAAAATTGCAATTGCAGTTATGATTGAAAATGGAGGTTTTGGAGCAACAGTTGCTGGTCCGATTGCAAGTTTAATGATTGAAAAATATTTAAGAAAGAAAATCACACGAACTGATTTAGAAGTAAGGGTATTAAACAAAAGCTTACTTTCTGAATATGCTAAATTGGGCGGAATAAGCGCAGCTCTTAAAATCGAGTCTGTTCCAAAAGACTCTGCTTTACAGGCCAAAATTGTAAAACCAAAAGCGCCAATTACAACCGCACCAAAAACTGAAGTTAAAAAAACAGCAGTAGACACTACTAAGAAAAACTAA
- a CDS encoding rod shape-determining protein MreD, with amino-acid sequence MNSAVLGNIFRFIILLAIQIVIFNNMNFLGYISPFPYILYIILYPVNSNKAGLIISSFLLGLTMDMFCNSGGIHATACVILAYYRPYIFKFSFGLSYEYQTIKLNESLTPERFSFILVSVLMHHIVLFVLEAFQFKFIWDILLRTLFSSIFTIITSIIIIYLIKPNKR; translated from the coding sequence ATGAATAGCGCAGTGTTAGGCAATATTTTTCGATTTATTATACTGCTGGCGATTCAGATTGTTATTTTCAACAATATGAATTTCTTAGGATACATAAGTCCTTTTCCATATATCTTATACATAATTCTTTATCCTGTAAATAGCAATAAAGCAGGTCTGATCATTTCGAGTTTCTTACTTGGATTAACTATGGATATGTTTTGTAATTCTGGCGGAATACATGCCACTGCCTGTGTTATTTTAGCGTATTATAGGCCCTATATTTTTAAATTTTCATTTGGACTGAGTTACGAATATCAAACTATTAAACTAAATGAATCTTTAACACCAGAACGTTTTTCGTTTATATTGGTTTCGGTTTTAATGCATCATATTGTATTATTTGTTCTAGAAGCATTCCAGTTCAAATTTATCTGGGACATTTTACTCCGAACCTTATTTAGTTCTATTTTCACGATAATCACTTCCATAATAATAATTTATCTTATTAAGCCCAATAAACGATGA
- the mreC gene encoding rod shape-determining protein MreC, translated as MQQIFNFIIRNSNRLLFLLLLGISLGLTIQSHSFHRSRVINSANFLSGGVYEKINRVNEYLNLRAENDELVLENARLKSLLFNKEDTTKLPLPDTIKGVKPADIIVSKVIHNTYSTHENFITLNSGANEGVKPDMGVINSLGIVGIVDNTSPRYSTVISILNMKSQINAKLKKSNHFGSLTWDGKSTGFVQLKDVPRLASVRKGDTIVTGGQSVIFPEGINIGTVETIYRETETSFYVIKVKLFNDMTNLGHVYIIKSKDREELINLEKKEKDE; from the coding sequence ATGCAGCAAATATTTAATTTCATTATAAGAAACAGTAATCGATTGCTGTTTTTGCTGCTTTTAGGTATTTCGTTAGGACTCACTATTCAGTCCCATTCCTTTCACAGAAGCAGAGTAATAAACTCAGCCAATTTTTTAAGTGGCGGTGTTTATGAAAAAATCAATCGTGTTAATGAATATTTGAATTTAAGAGCTGAAAACGACGAACTTGTACTTGAGAACGCAAGATTAAAAAGTCTTTTATTCAATAAAGAAGACACTACGAAATTACCTTTACCAGATACTATCAAAGGTGTAAAACCTGCTGATATTATTGTTTCAAAAGTGATTCACAACACATACAGCACTCACGAAAACTTTATCACTTTAAATTCTGGAGCTAACGAAGGCGTAAAACCAGATATGGGAGTAATAAACAGTTTAGGAATTGTTGGTATTGTTGACAATACTTCACCAAGATATTCTACTGTGATCAGTATTCTGAACATGAAATCTCAGATTAACGCCAAGTTAAAAAAATCAAATCATTTTGGTTCTTTAACATGGGATGGAAAAAGTACTGGATTTGTACAATTGAAAGACGTTCCGAGATTAGCGTCAGTTAGAAAAGGAGACACTATTGTAACTGGAGGTCAATCTGTAATTTTCCCTGAAGGAATCAATATCGGAACTGTTGAAACTATTTACAGAGAAACAGAAACAAGTTTTTATGTTATAAAAGTGAAATTATTTAATGACATGACAAACTTAGGACACGTTTATATCATTAAAAGCAAGGATAGAGAAGAACTTATTAATTTAGAAAAAAAGGAAAAAGATGAATAG
- a CDS encoding rod shape-determining protein translates to MGFFDFMTEDIAIDLGTANTLIIHNDKVVIDSPSIVARDRVSGKIIAVGKEANMMQGKTHENIKTIRPLKDGVIADFDASEKMINMFIKSIPALKKRMFTPALRMVVCIPSGITEVEMRAVKESCERVNGKEVYLIHEPMAAAIGIGIDIMQPKGNMIVDIGGGTTEIAVIALGGIVCDKSVKIAGDVFTNDIVYYMRTQHNLFVGESTAEKIKIQIGAAIEDLDGPPEDMSVQGRDLLTGKPKQVDVSYREIAKALDKSIQRIEDAVMETLSQTPPELAADIYNTGIYLAGGGSMLRGLDKRISQKTDLPVYIAEDPLRAVVRGTGMALKNIAKFKSILIK, encoded by the coding sequence ATGGGATTTTTTGATTTCATGACTGAGGATATTGCAATAGACCTTGGTACCGCAAACACTTTAATCATTCACAATGATAAAGTTGTTATTGACAGCCCCTCTATCGTAGCACGCGACAGAGTTTCAGGCAAAATCATCGCTGTTGGTAAAGAAGCCAACATGATGCAAGGTAAAACGCATGAAAACATCAAGACCATAAGGCCTTTGAAAGATGGTGTAATTGCCGATTTTGATGCTTCTGAAAAAATGATCAATATGTTCATTAAGAGTATTCCAGCATTAAAAAAGAGAATGTTTACTCCAGCTTTAAGAATGGTAGTTTGTATTCCGTCTGGAATTACTGAGGTTGAAATGCGTGCAGTAAAAGAATCTTGTGAAAGAGTAAACGGAAAAGAAGTTTACCTTATTCACGAACCAATGGCGGCTGCAATCGGTATTGGAATCGACATCATGCAACCAAAAGGAAACATGATTGTTGATATCGGAGGTGGTACAACTGAAATCGCTGTAATTGCATTAGGCGGAATTGTATGTGATAAATCTGTAAAAATTGCGGGTGACGTTTTCACGAATGATATCGTTTATTATATGCGTACACAACACAACTTATTTGTTGGAGAAAGTACTGCTGAAAAAATTAAAATTCAAATCGGAGCGGCTATCGAAGATTTAGACGGACCGCCAGAAGATATGTCAGTTCAAGGTAGAGATTTGCTTACTGGGAAACCAAAACAAGTTGATGTTTCTTACCGTGAAATTGCAAAAGCATTAGATAAATCTATTCAGCGTATCGAGGATGCAGTAATGGAAACATTATCTCAAACTCCGCCAGAATTAGCAGCAGATATCTACAATACTGGTATTTATTTAGCAGGTGGAGGATCTATGTTAAGAGGTCTTGACAAACGTATCTCTCAAAAAACAGATTTACCTGTTTATATTGCAGAAGATCCGTTAAGAGCTGTTGTTCGCGGTACAGGAATGGCACTTAAAAACATTGCAAAATTTAAAAGTATCTTAATCAAATAA
- the purH gene encoding bifunctional phosphoribosylaminoimidazolecarboxamide formyltransferase/IMP cyclohydrolase: MSTTKKIQSALISVFSKDGLEPIVRKLHEQNVTLYSTGGTEDFIKNLGIPVVPVEDITSFPEILGGRVKTLHPKIFGGILNRQDNESDVQQMKEFDIPQIDLVIVDLYPFEKTVASGASEQDIIEKIDIGGISLIRAGAKNFKDTVIVASVNEYSMLLDLITEQDGATTLENRRLFATKAFHVSSHYDGAIFNYFNTDETIYKESIANGQVLRYGENPHQKGFFFGDFDAMFNKIHGKELSYNNLLDVDAAVNLIAEFKTDGPTFAILKHNNACGLASRKTISEAYLAALACDPTSAFGGVLISNTKIDLETAQEINKLFCEVVIAPAYDDEAVAVLQEKKNRIILVQNEVELPARQVRTCLNGLLIQDRNNITDNKEHLKTVTITEPTAQEIEDLIFASKICKNTKSNTIVFAKNGTLISSGTGQTSRVDALIQAVDKAKAFGFDLNGASMASDAFFPFPDCVELAKKAGITAVIQPGGSIKDELSINYCNENNLAMVFTGTRHFKH, encoded by the coding sequence ATGAGCACAACAAAAAAAATACAATCAGCATTAATTTCTGTTTTTTCTAAAGATGGATTAGAACCAATTGTTAGAAAATTACACGAACAAAATGTAACACTTTACTCAACTGGAGGAACAGAAGATTTTATTAAAAACCTTGGAATCCCGGTGGTTCCTGTTGAAGATATTACTTCATTTCCTGAAATTCTTGGAGGAAGAGTAAAAACTTTGCACCCAAAAATTTTCGGTGGAATTTTAAATCGTCAGGACAATGAGAGCGATGTTCAGCAAATGAAAGAATTTGACATTCCTCAAATTGATTTGGTAATTGTTGATTTGTATCCTTTTGAAAAAACAGTTGCTTCTGGCGCAAGTGAACAAGATATTATTGAAAAAATTGACATTGGCGGAATTTCATTAATTCGTGCTGGTGCAAAAAATTTCAAAGACACGGTAATCGTAGCTTCTGTAAACGAATACAGCATGCTTTTAGATTTGATTACAGAGCAAGACGGTGCAACAACTTTAGAAAACAGAAGATTGTTTGCTACTAAAGCATTCCACGTTTCATCTCATTATGATGGAGCAATTTTTAATTATTTCAATACAGACGAAACTATTTACAAAGAAAGTATTGCAAATGGTCAAGTTTTAAGATACGGTGAAAATCCTCACCAAAAGGGATTCTTCTTTGGAGATTTTGACGCGATGTTCAACAAAATTCACGGAAAAGAATTATCATACAACAATTTACTTGATGTTGATGCCGCAGTTAACTTAATTGCTGAATTTAAAACAGACGGACCAACATTCGCAATTCTAAAACACAATAACGCTTGCGGATTGGCTTCTAGAAAAACAATCAGCGAGGCTTATCTTGCCGCTTTAGCTTGTGATCCTACTTCTGCTTTTGGAGGAGTGTTAATTTCTAACACAAAAATTGATTTAGAAACGGCACAAGAAATCAACAAATTATTCTGCGAAGTGGTTATCGCTCCTGCGTATGATGATGAGGCTGTCGCGGTTTTACAAGAGAAAAAGAACAGAATCATTTTAGTTCAAAATGAAGTTGAATTACCAGCTCGCCAAGTAAGAACTTGTCTTAATGGTTTGTTAATTCAAGACAGAAATAATATTACGGATAATAAAGAGCATTTAAAAACCGTTACAATAACAGAACCTACTGCACAAGAGATCGAAGATTTGATCTTTGCTTCTAAAATCTGCAAGAATACAAAATCAAACACAATTGTATTTGCTAAAAACGGAACATTGATTTCTTCTGGTACAGGTCAGACTTCAAGAGTTGACGCTTTAATTCAAGCTGTTGACAAAGCAAAAGCTTTTGGATTTGATTTGAATGGAGCTTCGATGGCAAGTGATGCATTTTTCCCATTTCCGGATTGTGTAGAATTAGCTAAAAAAGCGGGAATAACTGCTGTAATTCAGCCAGGAGGTTCGATAAAAGACGAATTAAGTATAAATTATTGCAATGAAAATAATCTTGCAATGGTATTTACAGGAACTCGTCATTTTAAACATTAA